tatatatgtatatatatatatatatatatatatatgtatgtatatatatatatatatatatatatatatatatatatgtatatatgtatatatatatatatatatatatatatatatatatatacacacacactgtagcTATTtgcgattttaaaaaaaacattttaaatgttctaatatttaaaatgatttacatttatatttttgacTACAGAGACCATAAAAACTTGTAAGCACCTTTTCTATTTAGGTCTACACTTCGTTGGTGAAAATTTGaacaatgataaaatatattagtaataacaagaggtactgtgagcaatgctcactaagaatacctcccgcttaccccaatctcccaaagggcgttggtaataggtataaactacctcttttctgagtgtaaaaaacaaatggcatgacaaaccgaaccatattgctacttcgatgtccagtgcacttgacctttgaccccaaaattgatagggaacatcttcatcccatgggtagtccatatgtatgatatggtgactgaaggtggaaaggataacgctttagagcccgaaaaccatattgctacttcgatgtccagtgcgcttgacctttgaccttttgaccccaaaatcgatagggaacatcttcatcccatgggtagtccatatgtatgatatggtgactgtaggtggaaaggataacgctttagagcccggaaaccatattgctacttcaatgtccagtgcgcttgacctttggaccccaaaatcgatagggaacatcttcatcccatgggtagtccatatatatgatatggtgacggtaggtggaaaggataatgctttagagcccggaaaaccattgcgtctacagacggacggacggacagacagacggacaacccgattccagtatccccccccccaacttgttgcggggggtataataataaaaatgctTTATGAAGAGAAGAGAGCCCTATTAATACAAGGCATTATTCTTCCCCGGGGCCTTCTGAAATACAAACAATTATACACATAGCGATACGTACAACCAAAGATAAACATATAAAGATAGATTCCGtgattatatacaatgtattacaaGTATGGTGCGTGGGAGCgactgtccgtatatcgagcgaagcgagaggtttgattttaatcagactgagtAAGAGACGATGATAGTTCTATATCTAATGGTACCTCACTAGATACATCTACGCCTGAGTATTGAAGAGCGTTGTTTTGGTAAACAAAGATAATTTAATTCGGGACGCATGGAATAGGaatcatgatttaaaaaaacaaaactcgTAGATATTCAGAGCTCATACCATTAAAAGTTTTGTACAATAGAATACACGTAATTATccaaaacattttaattaataaggtatattgaactattttttttttttctgtataagaATTGAGAAAACGTCATCAGACATAGATCAAAGACGCAATGTTAAATCTTGCACTCGCAatacatgccaactttgctACTTCCCATCACAAAAAATATACCTAACACAtggatataattattatatatagaaaGTACACACCCTATATAGTATTAGGGCATAAAATTACCATAATAGATTCTGATAAAGGGAAAATAAACTCgaattgcgaatatttgtcagttgtttcccctatttcaaacataggtggcgcaagactcgtttacgtccttgtagacttccggtgtacataagatttacgAGAGATTGTAAGGCTTTTCTTGTGGAAATAGGGAGCGGGGATAGAAttcccgagatatgaagcttttaaaaaattcaattggttcattgtcatcatatatgacagcgacaacgatcgttttaagTTCCACTCAGCGTCGTGCGCTATAAACTTCAAGTCTTCAAttcagtccgacttcacagatatcagatgacgactttgttgcagaaagtatttacggggggttaaacatttgctctgtagatcgtaatattctgcatgaatgttttatgctgaaattttgtctatccttagtgatacagtcatcaatgatcttataattctatgactctcaacccccccccccccttctagattagatctataatcgaacaggggaaatttgagtcatcaatatataaacgaagtatggtacaaaaatatattacagatGTCATTTAAgaattaattttagagttaaccaaggtcgtcaaaatatgaatgaacgcgattgCTAACATTGCCCACCCCCTCCGCCGTCACTCGGTACGTAGACGACGCGACTGTAATGGAGGGgtggctataatcagactgtaactgtaaggcagtgaatATTCCTAGGTCtcgtttttgtttttgatgactggattgtaaattaatttcatcactttactttcattgttaattttgttataattcaaaaagtgttgtaaaatattgtttgaatttcagggaaaacgagtctggattcttcaatatagtcaatacgtatgaaattaatcaaaatatgggGTGAAAttgacaaactttcataacttatcaaagtttgcattatcatagttatgttgttatgtcatgtttatcaactgacccacggaaGTGCAGTCCAATACGTAAAAGAAATGAATACCTAGCCTATTTTAACTGTTGGTGAaaaccagaagaaaaatgcatctcaagagattaagatatttctgaattttttagaaataaaatttgaatcatatttacttttatcaaaattaaatgcaaattcataaagctataaatttatctaagtgaagtaaatacaaatttcacgGTCATATTcaatgttgtgtttataataaaagccacacataggcctatcgttcattgtggtttttattttaaaaaatcattgcattacgtttttcaatattcacttgtaacttcgatttcaatatgaagtatgaacattcaaattgaaaagtgtactacatttgttaagtgatgtattttagtcttaaatcattcatatcatgaactgtcatggtacatataaacatgataaatccttatatgtgaaagtaaacacgggttaaattatgtaggcctacatcagtttcctgcaacaccatggacaaacgtcatttggatacaaccattcctatacgcaggatacagtcgtggttttcacgcagagtacaaccaactcatagtatatcaatcatagtatatggatggagacgtgaatttagaagttgaaagaaagcttgaactccgtcttaaacttgcaatccatattgtaatattcaattaaaatgtagaaactcgaaattttgaatcattattgtacacctagcatatggggtagtaaaatttatttgacctgccaattTTCATGCTCTCGCTTGCCCTATGGACTAATGAAAAAGTTAATCGCAAGGACTGTTTACCCACCGTGACGCCATCACGTAAGTGCTATTATAAGTTAAAACacgcaaataaactgttaactGTGAAGTTAAggtgtatgatatatatatgtactctgtatacatgtgccttctctatcgtgaattttattttataaagagaagttatacatatacattcactattacttcacattttaacagcttaataatagaaattcagagatatatggatatatttaataattgatatttttaatcCTCGAtcgagagaggggggggggtccgtatctttttgttttaaacatatatatacaattcaacaacttataaagaattattatgtattgtatattatatattcaacctaaactactgtttaagcatgtaaatttaatcacgaagtagtttataatgaaaaacgtccaatgtgtattgaatgtctttatttaatcgatgtgacagagaaaattcggttgcAGCTGAACCTCTCAACGTGCTTTCCTTTccgcccagagagtcttgcaatgcgttttctaagttcgtctctaagcgcagtgaggtcctacgaaccgtaatccgccatcgttactaaatattcaacaactttctaatctaaacgtgttcttccgacgctctcttaaaacaccttggacgttaacggatcgtgcgccacctgtaatcaagggcgagtaatttggagttttatttgccattatATCGTCAGTGTATCATCTTGTATGAGTGAAAGAGTATACACAAATATACTGATTACAGGCCAGGAAAAGCTTCGTCGACTGGGTACCTCTAATTATCCGGACACCGTAGGGGGAACTTACATCTTTCTTTATTAATGTCCTGACGAACGTTCCGTCCGCTTTCAACTGAGCTAGAGATGATGACGAATAACCTACTACGTAAATATTGCTATTGACATCAGTAGCAATACCTACAGGATGACTGACGTCCGTACACTTTTTAGCAAACACAGATTGAAAATTTGCAGTATTCTTAACACCGTACAACAGGCCGCTATCATTTGGACTTGTGTACAATATTACATCCCGCGTGGCATGACAAAATCCATATGCACAACTACAATCTGTTTTGAATAATTCTGTTATTGCTCCTGTCTTGGATATCTCAAGCATTGCCCTGTCACACAATACGATGATATTTTCTCCATTTTCGGCCACTCCTGATGGGTTATAGTTCAAACAAATGGATCGCTCAAGAACGCAATTTGGGGGAGCAGTTGatacatttagaatttgaaCAGAATTTTTTTCTCGGTTTACTACAGCAAATTTATCTCCCCATTTAGATATTGCCCAGAGTTCACCATCGAGGTGAAGTCTAGCTTTTAGTGTACCTTTGTTATCACAAATGTATACAGATTTCTCGGTTTGGGAAGAAACGAGTAGGTGATTTTCATCGAGTACTTCTAGATCTGTAACTGCACATTCACATGGAATACGGGAAATGCTCTCTAGCATGGCCTCCAggtaatttattttcccttCACCATGCAGCCTACACGTACCAAAAGATTTGaagatgtttacaaaatttacGACGGTACTATCTATGTTCACAGACACAGAAAACTTTTCTTCTTCACAGTTCAGTTTTGCTAGGTCATCATTCAAAGAGGTCAAGGTTTTTCGACATTTTGTTGTCTCAAGGAACGTATCAACGAGGCTAGAACTTTTGACGGCAGTCAGGGATTCCATGTGTTGAAAAATACTTTCCTTGGCTTTGTCGAACCATTTGATGTTTTCTTCAAACTTCTCATTTTGTGTTTTTTCAATATCCGAGAGATCCCgcaaaatctctctctctctttcctgGACATGTAGGATTATTTTCTCTGCTTTACCCCTTATATCGTTCGCTTTTTGTGAACAGTCTGATTTGAAATCTAATTGGCTGTCCTTTTCGTTTTTCTGTTTCTGTTCACAGACTTCTTGCATCGCTTGGAATTTCTCTAGTAGGGCATTGACGTCAGCGATTTTCACAGACTTGGCACATTCCTCAAGGGTCGTTACTTCATCACATTTCCTGTGCGCTATTGTAGCACACATCAGACAACATGGCTGCTGATGATCATAACAGAAAGCTTCAAATTTCCTATCGGAATGGACCTCGcagtataaattattttttaacatcTTGGAGCTTGGCATTTCAGAAATGTCTTTGACTTCGTGTCCCATGGATGATTTTATCGAGTTGTGAATGTCGCAACATTTCCTACATAACCTGTCATAGCAATCTATACACCAAAATTCACCACCACTTGTTGACTTCAGACGGAGACAAACGTCACAGAGCTTAGAAACATCTGCACTATCTTTTTCTTCAGGTGGATCTACCCGACCTTTATCGTCCTGGATATTGTCCATGCTGGGCAGTCTTTCCACCCAATCCCTGTAACTTTCGTTTTGAGTTATGGCGCACTCATGTCGACACACAGGACAGGCGATTTCGGTCTTTTTCACGGTTGCCGATGCAATGTATGAAATTAAGCACGATTTACAAAAGGAATGCAAACAATCGGGAAACCTCTTTGATTCAGTTAATACTTCGTAGCAAATTGGACACACGGTTCCAAATTCCACTTCTGTATGATAGGTCGCCATTTCATATTGCAATGTTTACAAGGTAAAAAcagggtgggtgtaaatgtagtccgggacatatgtcctGCGATGTCCGATATTGATGTTTGCCGATTTATCGTTATACGTTAGTTTTTCTTCAATTATCTTACAGAATATGTTTTAAGACGACCACCAAGagtcttcattgtgaatttggtgtgtggaaattgcctaattatttaataaatggcttttattttttcttcagggTGTAAAGGTAGTCCCGAAGACTTTAcgaagaaaacgcatttccggtttttgtttttgccttgttaataattgaaataaaactttttctgtgttttatattgCTTTTGCTCTTGTTTAGATATTGTTTGATATCATGATAAAAAGATTTACGAAATATTCAGAATGTTATACGAATGCTCGTCCTTCTTTTTATGGGACATCGCTTCGGTGGTTGACTCGACACGAAGAGTGTAAAATTAAAACCGGAATAAGGTGACAGTTTCAACCCGTATTATGAATAGCTATACAAGTGAAGTGGAGAAAGATTAAGAAATTAATTCCAAATATATCATCTGGCAAGCACGTCCTTGTAATAGATAGAGAGATTGCGTTTCAAAATGTAATTGCTGAACTCCTCCCCAACATGAATTTATGTTTGTGTTGGAACCACATAAAGCGTGACCTTGTATACAAATTGAAGAAATGTGGAGCCAAGTCCGACGACTTAACAGTATAGCCAAGCCACTTGGAGCAACTTTTGCAGGCCACGAACGAGGAGGAGTTCGATAGAATGTTTGCAGAATTTTCTGATATGTGAAGTCTTTCAGTATGTGATTATATGGATGAGATCTAGTCCACTTTAAAGACAAAAGCTTGAAGATGGATTCTGGAGGCATACGAAATATATAACCCCTTCTCCGGAATCACCAACAATATC
Above is a genomic segment from Ostrea edulis chromosome 3, xbOstEdul1.1, whole genome shotgun sequence containing:
- the LOC125676481 gene encoding tripartite motif-containing protein 2-like, with amino-acid sequence MATYHTEVEFGTVCPICYEVLTESKRFPDCLHSFCKSCLISYIASATVKKTEIACPVCRHECAITQNESYRDWVERLPSMDNIQDDKGRVDPPEEKDSADVSKLCDVCLRLKSTSGGEFWCIDCYDRLCRKCCDIHNSIKSSMGHEVKDISEMPSSKMLKNNLYCEVHSDRKFEAFCYDHQQPCCLMCATIAHRKCDEVTTLEECAKSVKIADVNALLEKFQAMQEVCEQKQKNEKDSQLDFKSDCSQKANDIRGKAEKIILHVQEREREILRDLSDIEKTQNEKFEENIKWFDKAKESIFQHMESLTAVKSSSLVDTFLETTKCRKTLTSLNDDLAKLNCEEEKFSVSVNIDSTVVNFVNIFKSFGTCRLHGEGKINYLEAMLESISRIPCECAVTDLEVLDENHLLVSSQTEKSVYICDNKGTLKARLHLDGELWAISKWGDKFAVVNREKNSVQILNVSTAPPNCVLERSICLNYNPSGVAENGENIIVLCDRAMLEISKTGAITELFKTDCSCAYGFCHATRDVILYTSPNDSGLLYGVKNTANFQSVFAKKCTDVSHPVGIATDVNSNIYVVGYSSSSLAQLKADGTFVRTLIKKDVSSPYGVRIIRGTQSTKLFLACNQYICVYSFTHTR